A portion of the Punica granatum isolate Tunisia-2019 chromosome 7, ASM765513v2, whole genome shotgun sequence genome contains these proteins:
- the LOC116213630 gene encoding metallothionein-like protein type 3 gives MSDMCGSCDCADKSQCVKKGSSYTADIVETEISYTSTMVMDAPAMENDGKCKCGTSCSCTNCTCGH, from the exons ATGTCGGACATGTGCGGAAGCTGCGACTGCGCTGACAAGAGCCAGTGCGT GAAGAAAGGCAGCAGCTACACTGCTGATATTGTTGAGACTGAGATCAG CTACACCAGCACCATGGTGATGGATGCTCCAGCAATGGAGAATGATGGCAAGTGCAAGTGTGGCACTAGCTGCAGCTGCACAAACTGCACCTGTGGCCACTGA
- the LOC116213629 gene encoding uncharacterized protein LOC116213629: MASPGFFLICVLHSLVAIASGALMMFYSSEVSVIKVRGSTLHDQLLIRTSDSFSGLLLVAIGFLLIMVGFVKDRGFQGFFARGCVVLHLATAVWRFYFEKKLEDLDREWPKKVLGDIALAASWIFFLVYSWREKYD; this comes from the coding sequence ATGGCTTCGCCTGGGTTTTTCTTGATCTGTGTCCTCCATTCTTTGGTGGCGATTGCCAGCGGGGCCTTGATGATGTTCTACTCGTCCGAGGTCTCCGTGATCAAGGTCCGGGGATCGACCCTCCACGACCAGCTCCTGATCCGGACCTCCGATTCCTTCTCGGGCCTGCTCCTGGTGGCCATCGGGTTCTTGCTGATCATGGTGGGGTTCGTCAAGGACAGAGGCTTCCAGGGCTTCTTTGCGAGGGGCTGCGTGGTCCTCCACCTAGCGACGGCGGTCTGGAGGTTTTACTTTGAGAAGAAGCTCGAGGACCTCGACCGGGAATGGCCCAAGAAGGTCCTCGGGGACATTGCTTTGGCTGCTTCCTGGATCTTCTTCCTGGTGTATTCGTGGAGGGAGAAGTACGATTGA